A portion of the Kribbella jejuensis genome contains these proteins:
- a CDS encoding acyl-CoA dehydrogenase family protein produces the protein MGFEPSTRAQDLIGRVQTFLRDEIEPVETALHHAIRAAGDPWRPQPIVKELQAKARAAGLWNLFLPPAEPGNEQYGEGLSNLDYAPIAELTGRSFIAPYVFNCNAPDTGNMEVLLRYGNDEQKKRWLEPLLDGTIRSAFCMTEPDVASSDATNMQATAVLDGDDVVLNGRKWWSTGVGHPDCELLIFMGLTDPDAHRYARHTMVLVPRDTPGVKVERLLPAMNRYDEPHGHGEVSFTDVRVPAANILLGPGTAFEIAQGRLGPGRVHHCMRLIGLAEKALELALQRGTSRTAFGKPLVNLGGNRERIADARIAINQARLLVLQTAYLLDTQGLAGALSEVSQIKVAVPRMAQDVIDMAIQLHGGGGLSEDFPLAAAWTSARALRLADGPDEVHRGVIARIELASYLSAAAAQEAK, from the coding sequence ATGGGGTTCGAACCTTCGACCCGGGCTCAGGATCTTATCGGACGCGTGCAGACCTTCCTGCGCGATGAGATCGAGCCGGTCGAGACAGCGTTGCACCACGCGATCCGAGCGGCCGGTGATCCCTGGCGGCCGCAGCCGATCGTCAAGGAACTGCAGGCGAAGGCGCGCGCGGCCGGCCTGTGGAACCTCTTCCTGCCGCCCGCCGAACCGGGCAACGAGCAGTACGGCGAGGGCCTGAGCAACCTCGACTACGCCCCGATCGCGGAGCTCACCGGCCGGTCGTTCATCGCGCCGTACGTCTTCAACTGCAACGCGCCGGACACCGGCAACATGGAGGTTCTGCTCCGATACGGCAACGACGAGCAGAAGAAGCGCTGGCTGGAGCCCCTGCTGGACGGCACGATCCGGTCCGCGTTCTGCATGACCGAGCCGGACGTGGCGTCCTCCGACGCCACCAACATGCAGGCGACCGCGGTCCTCGACGGCGACGACGTCGTACTGAACGGCCGCAAGTGGTGGAGCACCGGCGTCGGGCACCCCGACTGCGAGCTGCTCATCTTCATGGGCCTCACCGACCCGGACGCGCACCGGTACGCGCGCCACACGATGGTCCTCGTCCCGCGCGACACCCCCGGCGTCAAGGTCGAGCGGCTGCTGCCCGCGATGAACCGGTACGACGAACCGCACGGCCACGGCGAGGTGTCCTTCACCGACGTCCGCGTGCCGGCCGCGAACATCCTGCTCGGACCGGGTACGGCCTTCGAGATCGCCCAAGGCCGGCTGGGTCCTGGCCGCGTTCACCATTGCATGCGGCTGATCGGGCTGGCGGAGAAGGCGCTCGAGTTGGCGCTGCAGCGCGGGACGAGCCGGACCGCGTTCGGCAAGCCGCTCGTGAATCTGGGTGGCAACCGCGAGCGGATCGCCGACGCGCGGATCGCGATCAACCAGGCACGGTTGCTCGTACTGCAGACGGCGTACCTGCTCGACACGCAGGGACTGGCCGGGGCGTTGAGCGAGGTCAGCCAGATCAAGGTCGCCGTACCGCGGATGGCGCAGGACGTGATCGACATGGCGATCCAGTTGCACGGCGGTGGCGGTCTGTCGGAGGACTTCCCGCTCGCGGCCGCGTGGACGAGCGCCCGCGCGTTGCGGCTGGCCGACGGGCCGGACGAGGTGCATCGTGGGGTGATCGCCAGGATTGAACTGGCGTCGTACCTGTCCGCAGCCGCTGCTCAGGAGGCGAAATGA
- a CDS encoding TetR/AcrR family transcriptional regulator produces the protein MDHRLTADDRKKQLVKIGLMMLRDKPIHELSIDAIAAEAGISRGLLFHYFPSKRDYYVAVISAAGRRLLRVTKPDDALPPEQQLLEMVTQFVAFIARRRTAYISFVRGAAGGDDFAVEVYDETRAALTKRILTYLGAPEVADDPKSGDYLRVHAWLSYTEDLAIEWSGLLEPDRPYSADHLVDHSIEALQMLRKL, from the coding sequence ATGGATCACCGACTGACAGCGGATGACCGCAAGAAGCAACTGGTCAAGATCGGCCTGATGATGCTTCGCGACAAGCCGATCCATGAGCTGTCGATCGACGCGATCGCCGCCGAGGCAGGGATCTCGCGCGGGCTGCTGTTCCACTACTTCCCGAGCAAGCGGGACTACTACGTCGCGGTCATCTCCGCGGCCGGCCGCCGGCTGCTCCGGGTCACCAAGCCGGACGACGCGCTGCCGCCGGAGCAGCAGCTCCTGGAGATGGTGACCCAGTTCGTGGCGTTCATCGCCCGGCGGCGTACGGCGTACATCTCGTTCGTCCGCGGCGCGGCCGGCGGGGACGACTTCGCGGTCGAGGTGTACGACGAGACGCGCGCGGCGCTGACCAAGCGGATCCTCACGTACCTCGGCGCACCCGAGGTGGCCGACGACCCGAAGTCCGGGGATTACCTCCGGGTCCACGCGTGGCTGTCGTACACCGAGGACCTCGCGATCGAGTGGTCCGGCCTGCTCGAACCGGACCGCCCGTACTCGGCCGACCACCTCGTCGACCACTCGATCGAGGCCCTTCAGATGCTCCGCAAGCTGTAA
- a CDS encoding tautomerase, translating to MPSIQVDLPLIADEATKRAFAERIGRLYGQIMQVGMDLLTVSVHALGPGAVWRCHESGPPTPSGLIMCDIRAGRPTETRAQLAQALIEACVETFGLDALWLKVEFTQHDGNEMYHPHLGGFNKNWSGDER from the coding sequence ATGCCCTCGATCCAGGTCGACCTGCCGCTGATCGCGGACGAAGCGACCAAACGTGCGTTCGCGGAACGCATCGGACGCCTCTACGGGCAGATCATGCAGGTCGGTATGGATCTGCTCACGGTGTCCGTCCACGCTCTCGGGCCGGGTGCCGTCTGGCGGTGCCACGAGTCCGGGCCGCCGACGCCGTCGGGTCTGATCATGTGCGACATCCGCGCCGGCCGCCCGACCGAGACACGGGCCCAGCTGGCCCAGGCGCTGATCGAGGCCTGCGTCGAGACGTTCGGCCTCGACGCCCTGTGGCTGAAGGTCGAGTTCACCCAGCACGACGGCAACGAGATGTACCACCCCCACCTGGGTGGCTTCAACAAGAACTGGTCCGGCGACGAACGATAG